A stretch of DNA from Oscillatoria sp. FACHB-1406:
AAAGTTATCGGCAATTTGGGCAATATTTACATCGAACTGGGCAATTATAAGAAAGCAAAGGAATTGCACGAGCAAAGTTTAGCGATCGCTCGCGAGTCAAACAATGCCGAAGGAGAGGTACGAACGCTGATTAGTTTGGGGGCGATTGCCGGTAGCGAGGGCGATTACGAAGCCGCCAAACGCAACTATCAACAAGCGCTGACAAAAGCAACCGCGATCGGCTATACCAGCGCCCGCGCCACCGCCTTAAATAACCTCGGTTCGGCGTACCACGCCCTAGGGCAATATCAAGAGGCGATCGCGCGTTACCAGCAAACCTTAGAACTCGCAGAAACGCTCAACAGTCCCCGCTTTCAAAGTGCCGCCCTCGCCGGTTTGGGACTCGCCCACGCCAATTTACAAGATTACGATCGCGCGCTGCAATACCAAGAACGGGGCTGGAAATTAGCCGAACAAATGAACAGCAAACCCTTAGCCAGTATTGCGGCGGCGAATTGGGGATTTACGTTATGGAAGGCAAGGCGATTGCCAGAAGCCGAGAACAAGCTGCGGGAAGCGATCGCGATTCGCGAATCTTTGCGTTTGGAACTCAATGATTTAGATCGCGTTTCCCTGTTCGATACCCAAGCGCGGGATTACAGTCTCCTGCAACAAGTCTTAATCGCGCAGAATAAACCGGAAGCGGCGCTCGAAGTGTCGGAGAGAGGACGGGCGCGGGCATTTGTGGAATTACTCGCGCAGCGCCTTTCCGACTCTAATATTGCCGCAGCAGCTAATGTCGAGCCGCCTTCCTTGCCAAAGGTACAAGAAATCGCACGGCAGCAGCAAGCGACATTAGTTGAATATTCCATCATTTCTGACGAACAGTTTGTCGGACAGGGAAAACTGAAAGGGAAACCGATCGCCCTTTATATTTGGGTGGTGCAACCGACGGGAAAAGTGACCTTTCGTTCTGTCGATCTGAAAAACCTCGAGCTGCCCTTAGAAGAAATTATCAAGCGCAGTCGTCGTGCCGTTGTCGGACGAGGAATTAACCAAACTCCGGTAGGGGATAAGCAATCGACTCCCGAACGCCGCCGTCCGACTTCGCAGTTTCTCGGATTAATGTATCAGTTGTTAATTGCACCGATCGAAGATTTGTTGCCAACCGATCCCGAAGCGCGTATTATTGCGATTCCCCATCAAACCTTATTTTTAGTTCCTTTCGCCGCCTTGCAGGATAAAACCGGAACCTACGCGATCGAAAAACATACGTTCGCGATCGCGCCCTCAATTCAAGTTCTCGACTTCACCCACCAGCAAAAAGAACGGTTACTCGCCCAAACTTCGGAAACACGGGAAGATTTAGTGGTTGGAAACCCCACCATGCCCAGCTTTAAAGAACCCGATGGTACGTTAATTGAATTGTCGCCTCTACCGGGAGCAGAAACCGAAGCCCAACAGATTGCCCAACAACTCAAAACCGAACCGCTAATCGGTAATAGTGCCACAGAAATCGCTGTGAGAGAGCGATTGGGCAGCGCGCACCTCGTTCACTTAGCCACCCACGGATTATTAGATGATTTTGGCACGGGGATTCCCGGCGCGATCGCTCTCGCTCCGAGTGGGGACGCTTCGACTTCGCTCAGCTTAGCAGGAGATGGGTTGTTAACGGCAGAAGAATTATTAGGGTTAAAGATTCGCGCCGAATTGGTGGTGCTGAGTGCTTGCGATACCGGACGCGGCGAGATTACCGGCGATGGCGTAATTGGGTTGTCGCGATCGCTCATTGTTGCAGGCGCGCCCAGTATTTTAGTCTCGCTTTGGGCAGTTCCCGACGCGCCGACGGCTGAATTAATGGTGGAATTTTACCGTCAGTTAGCCCTCAATCCCGACAAAGCGAAAGCCTTGCGACTGGCAATGCTTGCCACCCTCAAAAAATACGATAAACCCGTTAACTGGGCTGCTTTTACTCTCGTCGGTGAAGCCGAATGAATTAAACTGAAATAAGAGTTTAAAAATTGCCGTAGAGACGTTGTATACAACGTCGTTATTGATATTTCGTAGGGTGGGCAGCGCCCACCAGCT
This window harbors:
- a CDS encoding CHAT domain-containing tetratricopeptide repeat protein → MNDKDRQKAKRWGLWGLTLLWAIPIAIAVPGAIPQGSAKRHAQSPEPDRLLQQGFVQSQQGQWDAAVASWQSALQGYRNARNQDGEARALGSLANAFQALGRYADAIASANAARQLWQQLQNRTEEGKVIGNLGNIYIELGNYKKAKELHEQSLAIARESNNAEGEVRTLISLGAIAGSEGDYEAAKRNYQQALTKATAIGYTSARATALNNLGSAYHALGQYQEAIARYQQTLELAETLNSPRFQSAALAGLGLAHANLQDYDRALQYQERGWKLAEQMNSKPLASIAAANWGFTLWKARRLPEAENKLREAIAIRESLRLELNDLDRVSLFDTQARDYSLLQQVLIAQNKPEAALEVSERGRARAFVELLAQRLSDSNIAAAANVEPPSLPKVQEIARQQQATLVEYSIISDEQFVGQGKLKGKPIALYIWVVQPTGKVTFRSVDLKNLELPLEEIIKRSRRAVVGRGINQTPVGDKQSTPERRRPTSQFLGLMYQLLIAPIEDLLPTDPEARIIAIPHQTLFLVPFAALQDKTGTYAIEKHTFAIAPSIQVLDFTHQQKERLLAQTSETREDLVVGNPTMPSFKEPDGTLIELSPLPGAETEAQQIAQQLKTEPLIGNSATEIAVRERLGSAHLVHLATHGLLDDFGTGIPGAIALAPSGDASTSLSLAGDGLLTAEELLGLKIRAELVVLSACDTGRGEITGDGVIGLSRSLIVAGAPSILVSLWAVPDAPTAELMVEFYRQLALNPDKAKALRLAMLATLKKYDKPVNWAAFTLVGEAE